In Oncorhynchus keta strain PuntledgeMale-10-30-2019 chromosome 19, Oket_V2, whole genome shotgun sequence, a single genomic region encodes these proteins:
- the LOC127909542 gene encoding helicase SRCAP-like isoform X28, which yields MNKRTMWDSDIMDPKYHLHYPPVCLSFFLPLLSPVLSPSSSLSFFLSSPLSYLPPPLFLPLLSPVLSPSSSLSSSPLPCPISFLLSLFLPLLTPVLPPLFLSSSPLPCPISFLLSFFLPLLTPVLPPLFLSSSPLPCPISFLLSFFLSSPLSYLLPPLFLPLLSPVLSPSSSLSFFLSSPLSYLLPPLFLPLLSPVLSPSSSLSFFLSSPLSYLLPPLFLPLLAPVLSPSSSLSSSPLPCPISFLLSFFLPHLAPVLSPSSSLSSSPRPCPISFLLSFFLSSPLSYLLPPLFLPLLAPVLSPSSSLSPFPPFSPPPSRFPSRPEQHALLWLVKRNQVRCFSEVWSPSTSYCVVNSVSRHTSTAGMKDSVRCYYCTTVVYCCCFCVRITSN from the exons AT GAACAAGAGGACGATGTGGGACTCTGACATCATGGATCCAAAATATCatctccactaccctcctgtctgtctttctttctttcttcctctcctctcccctgtcctgtctccttcctcctctctctctttcttcctctcctcgcccctgtcctatctccctcctcctctctttcttcctctcctctcccctgtcctatctccttcctcctctctttcttcctctcctctcccctgtcctatctccttcctcctctctctctttcttcctctcctcacccctgtccttcctcctctctttctttcttcctctcctctc ccctgtcctatctccttcctcctctctttctttcttcctctcctcacccctgtccttcctcctctctttctttcttcctctcctctcccctgtcctatctccttcctcctctctttcttcctctcctctcccctgtcctatctccttcctcctctctttcttcctctcctctcccctgtcctatctccttcctcctctctttctttcttcctctcctctcccctgtcctatctccttcctcctctctttcttcctctcctctcccctgtcctatctccttcctcctctctttctttcttcctctc CTCGCCCCTGTCctatctccttcctcctctctttcttcctctcctcgcccctgtcctatctccttcctcctctctttcttcctctcctctcccctgtcctatctccttcctcctctctttctttcttcctcacCTCGCCCCTGTCctatctccttcctcctctctttcttcctctc cTCGCCCCTGTCctatctccttcctcctctctttcttcctctcctcgcccctgtcctatctccttcctcc tctctttcttcctctcctcgcccctgtcctatctccttcctcctctctctctcccttccccccattctccccccctccctctcgctttcCCTCTCGTCCTGAACAGCACGCCTTGCTGTGGCTGGTCAAACGGAACCAAGTCAGGTGTTTCAGTGAGGTTTGGTCCCCTTCAACCAGCTACTGCGTCGTGAACTCAGTCAGCAGACATACATCCACAGCGGGAATGAAAGACAGTGTACGctgctactactgtactactgtagtctactgctgCTGTTTTTGTGTCCGAATCACGTCAAATTAG
- the LOC127909542 gene encoding proline-rich protein 36-like isoform X4, whose amino-acid sequence MNKRTMWDSDIMDPKYHLHYPPVCLSFFLPLLSPVLSPSSSLSFFLSSPLSYLPPPLFLPLLSPVLSPSSSLSSSPLPCPISFLLSLFLPLLTPVLPPLFLSSSPLPCPISFLLSFFLPLLTPVLPPLFLSSSPLPCPISFLLSFFLSSPLSYLLPPLFLPLLSPVLSPSSSLSFFLSSPLSYLLPPLFLPLLSPVLSPSSSLSFFLSSPLSYLLPPLFLPLLAPVLSPSSSLSSSPRPCPISFLLSFFLSSPLSYLLPPLFLPHLAPVLSPSSSLSSSPRPCPISLLLSFFLSSPLSYLLPPLFLPHLAPVLSPSSSLSSSPRPCPISFLLSFFLSSPLSYLLPPFSFFLSSPLSYLLPPFFLPLLAPVLSPSSFLFLPLLAPVLSPSSSLSPFPPFSPPPSRFPSRPEQHALLWLVKRNQVRCFSEVWSPSTSYCVVNSVSRHTSTAGMKDSVRCYYCTTVVYCCCFCVRITSN is encoded by the exons AT GAACAAGAGGACGATGTGGGACTCTGACATCATGGATCCAAAATATCatctccactaccctcctgtctgtctttctttctttcttcctctcctctcccctgtcctgtctccttcctcctctctctctttcttcctctcctcgcccctgtcctatctccctcctcctctctttcttcctctcctctcccctgtcctatctccttcctcctctctttcttcctctcctctcccctgtcctatctccttcctcctctctctctttcttcctctcctcacccctgtccttcctcctctctttctttcttcctctcctctc ccctgtcctatctccttcctcctctctttctttcttcctctcctcacccctgtccttcctcctctctttctttcttcctctcctctcccctgtcctatctccttcctcctctctttcttcctctcctctcccctgtcctatctccttcctcctctctttcttcctctcctctcccctgtcctatctccttcctcctctctttctttcttcctctcctctcccctgtcctatctccttcctcctctctttcttcctctcctctcccctgtcctatctccttcctcctctctttctttcttcctctc CTCGCCCCTGTCctatctccttcctcctctctttcttcctctcctcgcccctgtcctatctccttcctcctctctttcttcctctc CTCGCCCCTGTCctatctccttcctcctctctttcttcctctcctcgcccctgtcctatctccttcctcctctctttcttcctcaccTCGCCCCTGTCctatctccttcctcctctctttcttcctcaccTCGCCCCTGTcctatctccctcctcctctctttcttcctctcctcgcccctgtcctatctccttcctcctctctttcttcctcaccTCGCCCCTGTCctatctccttcctcctctctttcttcctctcctcgcccctgtcctatctccttcctcctctctttcttcctctcctcgcccctgtcctatctccttcctcctttctctttcttcctctcctcgcccctgtcctatctccttcctcctttctttcttcctctcctcgcccctgtcctgtctccttcctcctttctctttcttcctctcctcgcccctgtcctatctccttcctcctctctctctcccttccccccattctccccccctccctctcgctttcCCTCTCGTCCTGAACAGCACGCCTTGCTGTGGCTGGTCAAACGGAACCAAGTCAGGTGTTTCAGTGAGGTTTGGTCCCCTTCAACCAGCTACTGCGTCGTGAACTCAGTCAGCAGACATACATCCACAGCGGGAATGAAAGACAGTGTACGctgctactactgtactactgtagtctactgctgCTGTTTTTGTGTCCGAATCACGTCAAATTAG
- the LOC127909542 gene encoding helicase SRCAP-like isoform X19, whose translation MNKRTMWDSDIMDPKYHLHYPPVCLSFFLPLLSPVLSPSSSLSFFLSSPLSYLPPPLFLPLLSPVLSPSSSLSSSPLPCPISFLLSLFLPLLTPVLPPLFLSSSPLPCPISFLLSFFLPLLTPVLPPLFLSSSPLPCPISFLLSFFLSSPLSYLLPPLFLPLLSPVLSPSSSLSFFLSSPLSYLLPPLFLPLLSPVLSPSSSLSFFLSSPLSYLLPPLFLSSSPRPCPISFLLSFFLSSPLSYLLPPLFLPLLAPVLSPSSSLSSSPRPCPISFLLSFFLTSPLSYLPPPLFLPLLAPVLSPSSSLSSSPRPCPISFLLSFFLSSPLSYLLPPLFLPLLAPVLSPSSSLSPFPPFSPPPSRFPSRPEQHALLWLVKRNQVRCFSEVWSPSTSYCVVNSVSRHTSTAGMKDSVRCYYCTTVVYCCCFCVRITSN comes from the exons AT GAACAAGAGGACGATGTGGGACTCTGACATCATGGATCCAAAATATCatctccactaccctcctgtctgtctttctttctttcttcctctcctctcccctgtcctgtctccttcctcctctctctctttcttcctctcctcgcccctgtcctatctccctcctcctctctttcttcctctcctctcccctgtcctatctccttcctcctctctttcttcctctcctctcccctgtcctatctccttcctcctctctctctttcttcctctcctcacccctgtccttcctcctctctttctttcttcctctcctctc ccctgtcctatctccttcctcctctctttctttcttcctctcctcacccctgtccttcctcctctctttctttcttcctctcctctcccctgtcctatctccttcctcctctctttcttcctctcctctcccctgtcctatctccttcctcctctctttcttcctctcctctcccctgtcctatctccttcctcctctctttctttcttcctctcctctcccctgtcctatctccttcctcctctctttcttcctctcctctcccctgtcctatctccttcctcctctctttctttcttcctctcctctcccctgtcctatctccttcctcctctctttctttcttcctcacCTCGCCCCTGTCctatctccttcctcctctctttcttcctctc CTCGCCCCTGTCctatctccttcctcctctctttcttcctctcctcgcccctgtcctatctccttcctcctctctttcttcctcaccTCGCCCCTGTCctatctccttcctcctctctttcttcctcaccTCGCCCCTGTcctatctccctcctcctctctttcttcctctcctcgcccctgtcctatctccttcctcctctctttcttcctcaccTCGCCCCTGTCctatctccttcctcctctctttcttcctctcctcgcccctgtcctatctccttcctcc tctctttcttcctctcctcgcccctgtcctatctccttcctcctctctctctcccttccccccattctccccccctccctctcgctttcCCTCTCGTCCTGAACAGCACGCCTTGCTGTGGCTGGTCAAACGGAACCAAGTCAGGTGTTTCAGTGAGGTTTGGTCCCCTTCAACCAGCTACTGCGTCGTGAACTCAGTCAGCAGACATACATCCACAGCGGGAATGAAAGACAGTGTACGctgctactactgtactactgtagtctactgctgCTGTTTTTGTGTCCGAATCACGTCAAATTAG
- the LOC127909542 gene encoding proline-rich protein 36-like isoform X39 produces MNKRTMWDSDIMDPKYHLHYPPVCLSFFLPLLSPVLSPSSSLSFFLSSPLSYLPPPLFLPLLSPVLSPSSSLSSSPLPCPISFLLSLFLPLLTPVLPPLFLSSSPLPCPISFLLSFFLPLLTPVLPPLFLSSSPLPCPISFLLSFFLSSPLSYLLPPLFLPLLSPVLSPSSSLSFFLSSPLSYLLPPLFLPLLSPVLSPSSSLSFFLSSPLSYLLPPLFLPLLAPVLSPSSSLSSSPRPCPISFLLSLSSSPRPCPISFLLSFFLSSPLSCLLPPFSFFLSSPLSYLLPPLSLPSPHSPPLPLAFPLVLNSTPCCGWSNGTKSGVSVRFGPLQPATAS; encoded by the exons AT GAACAAGAGGACGATGTGGGACTCTGACATCATGGATCCAAAATATCatctccactaccctcctgtctgtctttctttctttcttcctctcctctcccctgtcctgtctccttcctcctctctctctttcttcctctcctcgcccctgtcctatctccctcctcctctctttcttcctctcctctcccctgtcctatctccttcctcctctctttcttcctctcctctcccctgtcctatctccttcctcctctctctctttcttcctctcctcacccctgtccttcctcctctctttctttcttcctctcctctc ccctgtcctatctccttcctcctctctttctttcttcctctcctcacccctgtccttcctcctctctttctttcttcctctcctctcccctgtcctatctccttcctcctctctttcttcctctcctctcccctgtcctatctccttcctcctctctttcttcctctcctctcccctgtcctatctccttcctcctctctttctttcttcctctcctctcccctgtcctatctccttcctcctctctttcttcctctcctctcccctgtcctatctccttcctcctctctttctttcttcctctc cTCGCCCCTGTCctatctccttcctcctctctttcttcctctcctcgcccctgtcctatctccttcctcctctctttcttcctctcctcgcccctgtcctatctccttcctcctttctctttcttcctctcctcgcccctgtcctatctccttcctcctttctttcttcctctcctcgcccctgtcctgtctccttcctcctttctctttcttcctctcctcgcccctgtcctatctccttcctcctctctctctcccttccccccattctccccccctccctctcgctttcCCTCTCGTCCTGAACAGCACGCCTTGCTGTGGCTGGTCAAACGGAACCAAGTCAGGTGTTTCAGTGAGGTTTGGTCCCCTTCAACCAGCTACTGCGTCGTGA
- the LOC127909542 gene encoding proline-rich protein 36-like isoform X42, with protein sequence MNKRTMWDSDIMDPKYHLHYPPVCLSFFLPLLSPVLSPSSSLSFFLSSPLSYLPPPLFLPLLSPVLSPSSSLSSSPRPCPISFLLSFFLSSPLSYLLPPLFLPLLSPVLSPSSSLSFFLTSPLSYLLPPLFLPLLAPVLSPSSSLSSSPRPCPISFLLSFFLTSPLSYLPPPLFLPLLAPVLSPSSSLSSSPRPCPISFLLSFFLSSPLSYLLPPLFLPLLAPVLSPSSSLSPFPPFSPPPSRFPSRPEQHALLWLVKRNQVRCFSEVWSPSTSYCVVNSVSRHTSTAGMKDSVRCYYCTTVVYCCCFCVRITSN encoded by the exons AT GAACAAGAGGACGATGTGGGACTCTGACATCATGGATCCAAAATATCatctccactaccctcctgtctgtctttctttctttcttcctctcctctcccctgtcctgtctccttcctcctctctctctttcttcctctcctcgcccctgtcctatctccctcctcctctctttcttcctctcctctcccctgtcctatctccttcctcctctctttcttcctctc CTCGCCCCTGTCctatctccttcctcctctctttcttcctctcctcgcccctgtcctatctccttcctcctctctttcttcctctcctctcccctgtcctatctccttcctcctctctttctttcttcctcacCTCGCCCCTGTCctatctccttcctcctctctttcttcctctcctcgcccctgtcctatctccttcctcctctctttcttcctcaccTCGCCCCTGTCctatctccttcctcctctctttcttcctcaccTCGCCCCTGTcctatctccctcctcctctctttcttcctctcctcgcccctgtcctatctccttcctcctctctttcttcctcaccTCGCCCCTGTCctatctccttcctcctctctttcttcctctcctcgcccctgtcctatctccttcctcc tctctttcttcctctcctcgcccctgtcctatctccttcctcctctctctctcccttccccccattctccccccctccctctcgctttcCCTCTCGTCCTGAACAGCACGCCTTGCTGTGGCTGGTCAAACGGAACCAAGTCAGGTGTTTCAGTGAGGTTTGGTCCCCTTCAACCAGCTACTGCGTCGTGAACTCAGTCAGCAGACATACATCCACAGCGGGAATGAAAGACAGTGTACGctgctactactgtactactgtagtctactgctgCTGTTTTTGTGTCCGAATCACGTCAAATTAG
- the LOC127909542 gene encoding helicase SRCAP-like isoform X13, which yields MNKRTMWDSDIMDPKYHLHYPPVCLSFFLPLLSPVLSPSSSLSFFLSSPLSYLPPPLFLPLLSPVLSPSSSLSSSPLPCPISFLLSLFLPLLTPVLPPLFLSSSPLPCPISFLLSFFLPLLTPVLPPLFLSSSPLPCPISFLLSFFLSSPLSYLLPPLFLPLLSPVLSPSSSLSFFLSSPLSYLLPPLFLPLLSPVLSPSSSLSFFLSSPLSYLLPPLFLSSSPRPCPISFLLSFFLSSPLSYLLPPLFLPLLSPVLSPSSSLSFFLTSPLSYLLPPLFLPLLAPVLSPSSSLSSSPRPCPISFLLSFFLSSPLSYLLPPFSFFLSSPLSYLLPPFFLPLLAPVLSPSSFLFLPLLAPVLSPSSSLSPFPPFSPPPSRFPSRPEQHALLWLVKRNQVRCFSEVWSPSTSYCVVNSVSRHTSTAGMKDSVRCYYCTTVVYCCCFCVRITSN from the exons AT GAACAAGAGGACGATGTGGGACTCTGACATCATGGATCCAAAATATCatctccactaccctcctgtctgtctttctttctttcttcctctcctctcccctgtcctgtctccttcctcctctctctctttcttcctctcctcgcccctgtcctatctccctcctcctctctttcttcctctcctctcccctgtcctatctccttcctcctctctttcttcctctcctctcccctgtcctatctccttcctcctctctctctttcttcctctcctcacccctgtccttcctcctctctttctttcttcctctcctctc ccctgtcctatctccttcctcctctctttctttcttcctctcctcacccctgtccttcctcctctctttctttcttcctctcctctcccctgtcctatctccttcctcctctctttcttcctctcctctcccctgtcctatctccttcctcctctctttcttcctctcctctcccctgtcctatctccttcctcctctctttctttcttcctctcctctcccctgtcctatctccttcctcctctctttcttcctctcctctcccctgtcctatctccttcctcctctctttctttcttcctctcctctcccctgtcctatctccttcctcctctctttctttcttcctcacCTCGCCCCTGTCctatctccttcctcctctctttcttcctctcctcgcccctgtcctatctccttcctcctctctttcttcctctcctctcccctgtcctatctccttcctcctctctttctttcttcctcacCTCGCCCCTGTCctatctccttcctcctctctttcttcctctc cTCGCCCCTGTCctatctccttcctcctctctttcttcctctcctcgcccctgtcctatctccttcctcctctctttcttcctctcctcgcccctgtcctatctccttcctcctttctctttcttcctctcctcgcccctgtcctatctccttcctcctttctttcttcctctcctcgcccctgtcctgtctccttcctcctttctctttcttcctctcctcgcccctgtcctatctccttcctcctctctctctcccttccccccattctccccccctccctctcgctttcCCTCTCGTCCTGAACAGCACGCCTTGCTGTGGCTGGTCAAACGGAACCAAGTCAGGTGTTTCAGTGAGGTTTGGTCCCCTTCAACCAGCTACTGCGTCGTGAACTCAGTCAGCAGACATACATCCACAGCGGGAATGAAAGACAGTGTACGctgctactactgtactactgtagtctactgctgCTGTTTTTGTGTCCGAATCACGTCAAATTAG
- the LOC127909542 gene encoding proline-rich protein 36-like isoform X27 produces the protein MNKRTMWDSDIMDPKYHLHYPPVCLSFFLPLLSPVLSPSSSLSFFLSSPLSYLPPPLFLPLLSPVLSPSSSLSSSPLPCPISFLLSLFLPLLTPVLPPLFLSSSPLPCPISFLLSFFLPLLTPVLPPLFLSSSPLPCPISFLLSFFLSSPLSYLLPPLFLPLLSPVLSPSSSLSFFLSSPLSYLLPPLFLPLLSPVLSPSSSLSFFLSSPLSYLLPPLFLPLLAPVLSPSSSLSSSPRPCPISFLLSFFLSSPLSYLLPPLSFFLSSPLSYLLPPFSFFLSSPLSYLLPPFFLPLLAPVLSPSSFLFLPLLAPVLSPSSSLSPFPPFSPPPSRFPSRPEQHALLWLVKRNQVRCFSEVWSPSTSYCVVNSVSRHTSTAGMKDSVRCYYCTTVVYCCCFCVRITSN, from the exons AT GAACAAGAGGACGATGTGGGACTCTGACATCATGGATCCAAAATATCatctccactaccctcctgtctgtctttctttctttcttcctctcctctcccctgtcctgtctccttcctcctctctctctttcttcctctcctcgcccctgtcctatctccctcctcctctctttcttcctctcctctcccctgtcctatctccttcctcctctctttcttcctctcctctcccctgtcctatctccttcctcctctctctctttcttcctctcctcacccctgtccttcctcctctctttctttcttcctctcctctc ccctgtcctatctccttcctcctctctttctttcttcctctcctcacccctgtccttcctcctctctttctttcttcctctcctctcccctgtcctatctccttcctcctctctttcttcctctcctctcccctgtcctatctccttcctcctctctttcttcctctcctctcccctgtcctatctccttcctcctctctttctttcttcctctcctctcccctgtcctatctccttcctcctctctttcttcctctcctctcccctgtcctatctccttcctcctctctttctttcttcctctc CTCGCCCCTGTCctatctccttcctcctctctttcttcctctcctcgcccctgtcctatctccttcctcctctctttcttcctctc CTCGCCCCTGTCctatctccttcctcctctctttcttcctctcctcgcccctgtcctatctccttcctcct ctctctttcttcctctcctcgcccctgtcctatctccttcctcctttctctttcttcctctcctcgcccctgtcctatctccttcctcctttctttcttcctctcctcgcccctgtcctgtctccttcctcctttctctttcttcctctcctcgcccctgtcctatctccttcctcctctctctctcccttccccccattctccccccctccctctcgctttcCCTCTCGTCCTGAACAGCACGCCTTGCTGTGGCTGGTCAAACGGAACCAAGTCAGGTGTTTCAGTGAGGTTTGGTCCCCTTCAACCAGCTACTGCGTCGTGAACTCAGTCAGCAGACATACATCCACAGCGGGAATGAAAGACAGTGTACGctgctactactgtactactgtagtctactgctgCTGTTTTTGTGTCCGAATCACGTCAAATTAG
- the LOC127909542 gene encoding helicase SRCAP-like isoform X8, producing MNKRTMWDSDIMDPKYHLHYPPVCLSFFLPLLSPVLSPSSSLSFFLSSPLSYLPPPLFLPLLSPVLSPSSSLSSSPLPCPISFLLSLFLPLLTPVLPPLFLSSSPLPCPISFLLSFFLPLLTPVLPPLFLSSSPLPCPISFLLSFFLSSPLSYLLPPLFLPLLSPVLSPSSSLSFFLSSPLSYLLPPLFLPLLSPVLSPSSSLSFFLSSPLSYLLPPLFLPLLAPVLSPSSSLSSSPLPCPISFLLSFFLPHLAPVLSPSSSLSSSPRPCPISFLLSFFLTSPLSYLLPPLFLPHLAPVLSPSSSLSSSPRPCPISFLLSFFLSSPLSYLLPPFSFFLSSPLSYLLPPFFLPLLAPVLSPSSFLFLPLLAPVLSPSSSLSPFPPFSPPPSRFPSRPEQHALLWLVKRNQVRCFSEVWSPSTSYCVVNSVSRHTSTAGMKDSVRCYYCTTVVYCCCFCVRITSN from the exons AT GAACAAGAGGACGATGTGGGACTCTGACATCATGGATCCAAAATATCatctccactaccctcctgtctgtctttctttctttcttcctctcctctcccctgtcctgtctccttcctcctctctctctttcttcctctcctcgcccctgtcctatctccctcctcctctctttcttcctctcctctcccctgtcctatctccttcctcctctctttcttcctctcctctcccctgtcctatctccttcctcctctctctctttcttcctctcctcacccctgtccttcctcctctctttctttcttcctctcctctc ccctgtcctatctccttcctcctctctttctttcttcctctcctcacccctgtccttcctcctctctttctttcttcctctcctctcccctgtcctatctccttcctcctctctttcttcctctcctctcccctgtcctatctccttcctcctctctttcttcctctcctctcccctgtcctatctccttcctcctctctttctttcttcctctcctctcccctgtcctatctccttcctcctctctttcttcctctcctctcccctgtcctatctccttcctcctctctttctttcttcctctc CTCGCCCCTGTCctatctccttcctcctctctttcttcctctcctcgcccctgtcctatctccttcctcctctctttcttcctctcctctcccctgtcctatctccttcctcctctctttctttcttcctcacCTCGCCCCTGTCctatctccttcctcctctctttcttcctctcctcgcccctgtcctatctccttcctcctctctttcttcctcaccTCGCCCCTGTCctatctccttcctcctctctttcttcctcac cTCGCCCCTGTCctatctccttcctcctctctttcttcctctcctcgcccctgtcctatctccttcctcctctctttcttcctctcctcgcccctgtcctatctccttcctcctttctctttcttcctctcctcgcccctgtcctatctccttcctcctttctttcttcctctcctcgcccctgtcctgtctccttcctcctttctctttcttcctctcctcgcccctgtcctatctccttcctcctctctctctcccttccccccattctccccccctccctctcgctttcCCTCTCGTCCTGAACAGCACGCCTTGCTGTGGCTGGTCAAACGGAACCAAGTCAGGTGTTTCAGTGAGGTTTGGTCCCCTTCAACCAGCTACTGCGTCGTGAACTCAGTCAGCAGACATACATCCACAGCGGGAATGAAAGACAGTGTACGctgctactactgtactactgtagtctactgctgCTGTTTTTGTGTCCGAATCACGTCAAATTAG